A part of Aegilops tauschii subsp. strangulata cultivar AL8/78 chromosome 2, Aet v6.0, whole genome shotgun sequence genomic DNA contains:
- the LOC109744508 gene encoding serine carboxypeptidase 1 encodes MASTPSLTLLLALVLPLIPLAVAAPEKHLVTHLPGFDGALPSKHYAGYITVDESNGRRLFYYLVLSERDPAADPVVLWLNGGPGCSSFDGFVYENGPFNFERGSTPGGLPKLHLNPYSWSKVSSMIYLDSPAGVGMSYSLNKSDYTTGDLKTAADAHTFLLKWFELYPEFQSNPFYISGESYAGIYIPTLADEVVKGTQKALKPKINLKGYLIGNGVTDLDYDLNSFVPFAHGMGLISTDLFEDVSAACHGTFWGKVNDVCQEKIDRVRWELKDLNTYNILAPCYHHPEVQETAFVNSSLPSSFRKLGETERPFPVRKRMAGLSWPLGLPVSSGHVTLWPELGGRSLPCTSDELATIWLDDEDVRAVIHAKPKSLIGSWELNTARIDYTHDTGSMVEYHKKFTATGYRVLIYSGDHDLCIPFTGTEAWVRSLGYRVVDSWRPWHFGGQVAGYTQGYDHNLTFLTIKGSGHTVPEYKPKESLAFYTHWLFGEKI; translated from the exons ATGGCGTCCACGCcctccctcaccctcctcctcGCTCTTGTGCTGCCCCTCATCCCTCTCGCCGTCGCAGCTCCGGAGAAGCACCTCGTGACCCACCTCCCGGGCTTCGACGGCGCCCTCCCGTCCAAACACTACGCCGGGTACATAACCGTGGACGAGAGCAATGGCAGGAGGCTGTTCTACTACCTGGTACTGTCGGAGCGTGATCCGGCCGCCGACCCGGTCGTGCTCTGGCTCAACGGCGGCCCCGGCTGCTCCAGCTTCGACGGATTCGTCTACGAGAACG GTCCCTTCAACTTTGAGCGTGGAAGCACTCCCGGAGGGCTGCCCAAGCTGCACCTCAATCCCTATAGTTGGTCAAAG GTTTCAAGCATGATATACCTGGACTCCCCTGCCGGTGTTGGGATGTCATACTCATTGAACAAATCGGATTACACAACAGGTGACCTGAAAACCGCAGCCGATGCGCATACCTTCCTTTTGAAG TGGTTCGAGTTATACCCAGAGTTTCAGTCGAACCCATTCTACATTTCCGGAGAGTCATATGCAGGGATATACATTCCTACACTAGCTGATGAAGTTGTCAAAG GGACACAGAAGGCTCTGAAGCCAAAAATCAATTTGAAG GGCTATCTAATTGGTAATGGAGTAACCGACTTAGACTACGATTTAAACTCTTTTGTGCCGTTTGCACATGGGATGGGTCTCATATCAACCGACCTGTTTGAG GATGTCAGTGCTGCTTGCCATGGAACATTCTGGGGAAAAGTTAATGATGTATGCCAAGAAAAGATAGATAGAGTCCGTTGG GAACTGAAAGATCTGAATACGTACAACATTCTTGCACCATGCTACCACCACCCTGAAGTCCAAGAGACAGCGTTCGTGAACAGCAGCTTGCCATCAAGCTTCAGAAAGCTAGGTGAAACAGAGAGGCCTTTCCCAGTGAGGAAGAGGATGGCGGGCCTTTCATGGCCTCTCGGTCTTCCTGTGAGCAGTGGACATGTCACGCTGTGGCCTGAGCTTGGCGGTAGATCACTTCCATGCACG AGTGATGAACTTGCTACTATATGGCTGGATGATGAAGATGTAAGAGCTGTCATTCACGCCAAACCG AAAAGCTTAATTGGATCATGGGAATTGAATACTGCAAGAATAGACTACACTCATGATACAGGCAGCATGGTGGAGTATCACAAAAAATTCACAGCTACGGGATATCGCGTACTTATTTACAG TGGAGATCATGATCTATGTATCCCTTTCACTGGAACGGAGGCATGGGTCAGATCATTAGGCTACCGAGTTGTCGATTCATGGCGACCATGGCACTTTGGGGGGCAAGTTGCTGG ATATACACAAGGCTATGATCACAATCTCACCTTCCTCACCATAAAG GGATCTGGACACACTGTTCCTGAGTACAAGCCCAAAGAATCGCTGGCATTCTACACCCACTGGCTGTTTGGAGAAAAGATCTAA
- the LOC109744511 gene encoding uncharacterized protein, translated as MALSSVFRRVNIKELISNVPVYTSSTETSGGMSLVFRRWATKKTAGSTKNGRDSNPKYLGVKKFGGEKVEPGNIIVRQRGTRFHPGNYVGMGKDHTLFSLKEGHVRFERNKLTGRKWIHVEPVAGHTLHPVYADGSAIAADMELL; from the exons ATGGCCCTCTCATCAGTTTTCAGGAGAGTAAACATCAAAGAATTGATCTCAAATGTTCCGGTCTACACTAGCTCAACAG AGACATCTGGAGGAATGAGCTTGGTCTTTAGGCGTTGGGCCACAAAAAAGACTGCTGGGTCAACGAAAAATGGCCGTGACTCTAACCCCAAGTATCTGGGTGTTAAGAAATTTGGTGGAGAG AAAGTGGAACCAGGAAACATCATCGTACGACAGAGAGGAACCCGCTTCCATCCTGGGAACTATGTTGGCATGGGGAAGGATCACACTCTCTTCTCTCTGAAGGAAGGCCATGTGCGGTTCGAACGGAATAAGCTGACTGGCCGGAAATGGATTCATGTCGAACCTGTAGCTGGGCACACTCTCCACCCTGTTTACGCCGATGGTTCAGCCATTGCAGCTGACATGGAGCTGCTGTAG